The following proteins are co-located in the Phaeodactylum tricornutum CCAP 1055/1 chromosome 2, whole genome shotgun sequence genome:
- a CDS encoding predicted protein: MAFTSDEALGLGFLLSSLLCLGTWPALLRLCSMTPHSNSSNSSPATRVSSSLSPTPRNLCHVYMDYATTYFLISSVPLLVDLYHREKLLKLAETTASSFVPPQLIFVAMLGGSLLSLGNLSLQWATAVFDASLTTVLALQASLTVVLGTTLNYLLEPSQTARPRVLGVGVGVFLLAIGLATRAQIVYSQEKRWVRLRRNDSDWNTIEMEPPHHTSNIRKPTGSIAAKTNYGSELESSSLTNSETEHGDGTIFSDRNPVSICSTNKSLLPLSNEHTLALQKDYSLISKPMWGVVVATAGGLCFGFFSPCFNIAVNDPFNWRHLDDTNTDCTTPEYLATTAGLSVSRANFWFSLAFWMASALGNVVLLSWQQRSVSVYHVVLDYVAVDAAADRVWAWLAGVVCALGNVLQFQGGQRVGYATADLVQAYPLISTIWDIFLFGEFATVRMKSHLGCLLLGMYASYLAGIFLLAASSMQE, translated from the coding sequence ATGGCGTTCACTTCGGACGAAGCGCTCGGTCTTGGCTTCTTGCTCAGCAGTTTGCTCTGTCTCGGAACATGGCCGGCTTTGCTGCGCTTGTGCTCTATGACCCCTCATAGTAACAGCAGCAATAGTAGTCCTGCCACACGAgtatcgtcgtcattgtcacccACGCCAAGAAATTTATGTCACGTGTACATGGATTACGCCACGACGTACTTTCTCATTTCTTCAGTTCCGCTGCTTGTTGACTTGTATCATCGAGAAAAGCTGTTGAAGCTTGCCGAAACGACGGCATCGTCTTTTGTTCCTCCGCAACTGATCTTCGTTGCCATGCTAGGCGGTTCGCTTCTCAGCCTTGGAAATTTGTCACTACAGTGGGCCACCGCAGTGTTTGACGCATCCTTGACCACCGTTCTGGCCTTGCAGGCCTCGCTTACGGTTGTCTTGGGTACCACGTTAAATTATCTCTTGGAACCATCGCAAACTGCCCGCCCGCGCGTACTGGGCGTGGGTGTTGGGGTGTTTTTGCTGGCGATTGGTCTGGCCACTCGAGCTCAAATCGTGTACAGTCAAGAGAAACGATGGGTACGGCTCCGTCGAAACGATTCCGATTGGAACACCATTGAAATGGAGCCACCACACCATACGTCAAATATACGGAAACCCACAGGATCTATTGCGGCAAAGACAAACTATGGATCTGAGCTAGAATCATCCAGTCTCACTAATTCTGAAACGGAGCACGGCGACGGCACCATATTTTCGGACAGAAACCCAGTATCAATCTGCTCCACCAACAAGTCGCTGTTACCACTGTCCAATGAACACACTCTCGCTCTACAAAAGGACTACAGTCTAATTTCTAAACCAATGTGGggtgttgtcgttgcaaCCGCCGGTGGTCTATGCTTCGGCTTTTTTAGTCCCTGTTTCAACATTGCCGTCAACGATCCTTTCAATTGGCGGCATCTGGACGACACCAATACGGATTGTACAACACCGGAATATTTGGCCACAACAGCTGGTCTCTCGGTCTCCCGGGCAAATTTTTGGTTCAGTCTCGCGTTCTGGATGGCTAGTGCCCTGGGCAACGTAGTCTTATTGTCCTGGCAACAGCGTTCGGTTTCCGTATATCATGTTGTACTGGACTATGTTGCGGTCGATGCAGCGGCCGACCGTGTTTGGGCCTGGTTGGCAGGTGTGGTGTGCGCGCTGGGCAACGTTTTGCAGTTTCAAGGTGGACAACGGGTGGGATACGCTACTGCCGACTTGGTCCAGGCCTATCCTTTGATATCAACCATCTGGgatatttttctttttggggAGTTTGCTACGGTTCGAATGAAGTCCCACCTGGGTTGTTTGTTGCTCGGAATGTACGCATCGTATTTGGCCGGCATCTTTTTACTTGCGGCTAGCTCCATGCAAGAATGA
- a CDS encoding predicted protein produces MFRGLKKRLSRHSTGSTSDHTSHETVTSSHGTNRNTTTNRQPPSTAANTGTSTTTATATVAHRSHSYTVLPHAHVTLTQPLPSRPKTLPFRPHQRALWRQSAADLAQKSTHLRAFDACVQAADGSLEGSDQHVPVPTHAHASPIDADGGRIDPNTQLRDCSVLVSPDGELLLLPDVARQRAFGFVTPVPVTYNDGDNNNNNNNTTQPNTSPSISPNEHTVNNPAPTSLLDHSDDEQSEDDVQEIELHPTEAGFQALMERNKDAYEASVFVGQDLHATGDKAHNGFSAKGWSIPATSWACQQTQASLQHLLFFCEALAVAHKDTCAQRASACDNLRSVNPSMGGHAPQPTLASAPSQVLDPRSHEFEPTLSRVGPLLQGGSSLNAVLVALERYHAQVADTDTQHWKKASLDPQGLLPTLQTSLQTFTTRITRRQQALDETAQRARTMEDRLVVLKRQSDHAWNAVYQAEDLVTKRLEEILQEKSRQYEKQRVQKLRQERAQQQKEPEKAATPEEIWNMVNAATELMEDGNFEPMELLSTTPEPQPSSSSLLEDDQKNSGSDNDGETTTSEASSTNGGEKENGSTREGFNIQKIRTASRDQIEVEVGLPDLRQKAVASGEAVEDAAGTLLNILSNLDTARRSARIAAETALLGAGKAQIHCVRELVALERATLEERLRNLENVEVVLDEIGMRDIRRDLDNYITVDKRERGGRSHLGDDDDGGIASALAVLSSHVDGHEGSTFESTKTKVSDSTACDADEDYNDEDEIRTRIESSIESLFRAEALPSSDTSETDGAPHEGKDLLEAVSFLCKMATDPSSAAQMRRSTICYGLNAKRGSHRQIPTASQFDGLCRVCSAILTGCNSVENGVAIAKMCMMLSQTFYMEEESNADLHLEGVDVPGSPGAKDREKRVYVKNKLKNHAIWMNDDFWDEALSQQISESLTHSGVMANFDKRTQNVKAQSRRNIEWTQTETTKWHDLNYTERVEAASQVQAVVFAQLGALAHSMIEFGCGLNRSCAFVRRMAIRNQLPSSQRAILLQHLMARNDLDLQEDKALSRKEQLIDS; encoded by the coding sequence ATGTTTCGTGGACTCAAGAAGCGACTAAGCCGTCACTCCACGGGGAGTACTAGTGACCATACTTCGCACGAGACGGTTACGTCCTCACACGGCACCAACAGGAACACCACCACGAATCGCCAACCTCCTTCCACCGCCGCGAATACCGGCACCAGCACTACTACTGCCACTGCCACTGTTGCCCACCGGTCCCACTCGTACACGGTGCTACCGCATGCGCACGTGACTCTTACGCAACCGTTACCGTCCCGCCCCAAAACACTCCCCTTTCGTCCACACCAACGCGCCTTGTGGCGACAATCCGCCGCCGATCTGGCCCAGAAGAGTACACACTTGCGGGCCTTTGACGCCTGTGTACAAGCCGCGGACGGGTCGCTGGAAGGAAGCGATCAACATGTACCTGTACCTACACATGCACACGCGTCGCCCATCGATGCGGACGGGGGACGCATCGATCCCAACACTCAACTCCGCGATTGTTCCGTTCTCGTATCGCCCGATGGGGAATTGTTGCTCCTACCGGACGTCGCTCGACAACGGGCTTTTGGATTCGTCACCCCAGTACCAGTGACATATAACGACggcgacaacaacaacaataataaTAATACGACGCAACCCAACACGTCACCCAGCATTTCACCCAACGAACACACTGTCAATAACCCCGCTCCTACTTCCCTGCTCGATCactccgacgacgaacaGAGCGAAGACGATGTCCAGGAAATTGAATTGCATCCCACCGAAGCGGGCTTTCAGGCTCTCATGGAACGCAACAAGGACGCCTACGAAGCATCCGTCTTTGTCGGACAGGATCTACACGCTACAGGTGACAAGGCACACAACGGCTTTTCCGCCAAGGGATGGTCCATCCCTGCCACATCCTGGGCCTGCCAACAAACCCAAGCCAGTCTGCAGCATttacttttcttttgcgaagCACTCGCCGTCGCGCACAAGGACACCTGCGCCCAACGCGCATCGGCCTGCGACAATCTACGGTCCGTCAATCCCAGTATGGGCGGACATGCCCCACAGCCCACCCTGGCGTCGGCTCCCTCACAAGTACTGGATCCCCGTTCGCACGAATTTGAACCGACCTTGTCTCGCGTCGGGCCCTTGTTACAGGGTGGGTCCAGTCTCAACGCCGTCCTCGTAGCACTCGAGCGGTACCACGCCCAAGTCGCCGATACGGATACCCAACATTGGAAAAAGGCGTCGCTGGACCCACAGGGTTTATTGCCCACACTCCAAACTTCCCTGCAAACATTCACCACCCGTATCACTCGACGACAGCAAGCCTTGGACGAAACGGCACAACGTGCCCGGACAATGGAAGACCGGCTAGTCGTTCTCAAACGACAGTCCGATCACGCCTGGAACGCCGTTTACCAGGCCGAAGACCTCGTCACGAAACGTTTGGAAGAGATACTGCAGGAAAAGTCACGACAGTACGAAAAACAACGTGTCCAGAAATTGCGGCAGGAACGCGCACAGCAGCAAAAGGAACCAGAAAAGGCGGCCACGCCGGAAGAAATATGGAATATGGTGAACGCTGCGACGGAATTGATGGAAGACGGAAACTTTGAACCCATGGAGCTTCTGTCCACTACACCGGAACCACAACCAAGCTCATCGTCACTGTTGGAAGACGATCAAAAGAACAGCGGCAGCGACAACGACGGAGAGACAACGACGAGTGAAGCATCCTCCACCAATGGCGGTGAGAAGGAAAACGGTAGTACCCGCGAAGGATTCAACATCCAAAAGATAAGGACCGCCTCGCGCGACCAGATCGAGGTGGAAGTTGGGTTGCCGGACCTCCGTCAAAAAGCAGTGGCCAGTGGGGAAGCAGTTGAAGACGCCGCCGGCACATTGCTGAATATCCTCTCCAATCTCGATACCGCCCGGCGATCGGCGCGGATCGCGGCCGAAACAGCACTGTTGGGTGCCGGCAAGGCGCAAATACATTGCGTTCGCGAATTGGTGGCATTGGAACGAGCAACGCTGGAGGAGCGTCTGCGGAATTTGGAAAACGTTGAAGTAGTTCTTGACGAGATTGGTATGCGAGACATTCGCCGAGATCTGGACAACTACATCACGGTGGACAAACGCGAACGTGGTGGTCGGAGTCACTTgggtgacgacgatgacggtGGCATCGCTTCTGCCTTGGCCGTCTTGAGCAGTCATGTGGATGGACACGAAGGGTCGACTTTTGAGTCTACCAAGACTAAAGTCTCGGACTCGACTGCATGTGACGCAGACGAGGACTATAATGACGAAGATGAGATCCGCACACGGATCGAGTCGTCCATTGAATCTCTGTTTCGAGCAGAAGCCTTGCCTTCTTCCGATACCTCCGAAACAGACGGTGCGCCTCATGAAGGCAAAGACTTATTGGAAGCCGTTAGTTTTCTGTGCAAAATGGCTACGGATCCTTCCTCGGCGGCGCAGATGAGGCGATCGACGATATGCTACGGATTGAACGCAAAACGAGGATCACATAGACAGATTCCAACGGCTTCGCAGTTTGACGGGCTTTGTCGCGTATGCTCCGCCATTTTGACTGGATGCAACTCGGTAGAGAATGGGGTGGCAATCGCCAAGATGTGCATGATGCTTTCGCAAACCTTCTATATGGAGGAAGAGTCCAATGCGGATCTACATCTGGAGGGTGTGGACGTTCCTGGATCACCAGGGGCAAAGGATCGAGAGAAGCGTGTCTACGTTAAGAACAAGTTAAAGAACCATGCTATCTGGATGAATGACGACTTTTGGGACGAGGCACTTAGCCAGCAGATCTCAGAATCACTGACACACAGTGGTGTCATGGCCAATTTTGACAAGCGCACACAAAATGTCAAAGCGCAATCTCGACGGAATATCGAGTGGACGCAGACGGAAACGACGAAATGGCACGATCTTAACTATACCGAACGAGTCGAGGCGGCATCGCAAGTCCAAGCCGTCGTCTTCGCGCAACTAGGAGCTCTGGCGCATTCGATGATTGAGTTCGGTTGTGGATTGAATCGCTCGTGCGCGTTTGTTCGGCGAATGGCCATTCGAAACCAGCTCCCCAGTTCGCAACGGGCGATTTTGTTGCAGCACCTGATGGCCCGCAACGATTTGGACCTCCAAGAGGACAAGGCGTTGTCCAGAAAGGAACAGTTGATAGACAGCTAA